AAAGCTCGTTGGCAAGTTTTTTTTGAGATGCCAGAAATAAACGAAATATATATTTACACAGCAGGCATATATTTGCAAAACGACGAAAAATTTTCACCGGTTGGTATGGATTTTAGTTTTAGAGAGGGTTTACCCGATATATATTGGACGATATTTGCCAATGCGAACGATAAAAATGATTTTTCGAATTACTATTGGCGTTCAAACGAAGTAACCTATGCTTATAATTATACCGACAGCGATACGGTAGTTTTATATACTACATCACCTAATGAAAAAGTTATACTCGGAGTTTATGATCGCGACGATTTTTCGCATGATGACTTTATTGGAGATTGGTTTGGGAAAATATCTGATTTGTTTTCAAACGATTACAAAGTTTTAACGTTTGATCATATTCATAAATTTTATATAAAAGCTAAATTTAACGGTTGTATCAATAAAATAGAACCTTTAAAAAAAAATAAAAATTAGCATGAAAAATGCCGCAATTATTGTTGCCGGTGGAATGGGCAAACGAATGAATAATGCACTTCCTAAACAGTTTTTACAACTGAAAGGAAAACCTATTTTATTTTATACAATGGAGCATTTTTATAACTATGATTCAAATATTGAAATAATACTTGTATTACCTGAGCCATATTTTGCACTTTGGAAAGAGTTGTTATATCAATATTCGTTTACAATTCCACATAAGTTGGTTTATGGAGGTCAAACTCGTTATCATTCTGTTAAAAATGGCCTTAGTGCAATAGACGATGCACATTTTATAGCCATTCACGATGGAGTTCGTCCGTTTATTACTCCAGCCTTTATTGCTAAATTATTTGATGAGGCACAAGAATTTGGTTCATCGGTACCCGTTATTCCTGTAAACGAAACGGTTCGAAGAATTACTTCTACTGAAAGTAAGGTGTTAAATCGCAATGAAATATTTTTGGTTCAAACACCTCAAGTTTTTAAGACGAAATGGTTGGAAAAAGCTTACGAGCAGCCCTACGATGAATTTATAACCGACGATGCAATGTTAGTTGAAAAAGCAAATTATTCAATTTATTTTTCTGAAGGACTTAAGAATAATATTAAAATTACAACTCCCGACGATTTAGATTTAGCTGAAAAGTTGATGCTCTGAAACCTTTGCAAAATTCCTTTTTTCTTCTCATGTAATTGAAAAAAAATTGAAAATAAGATTGATTTTTTTACGATTACTGTTGTTTTATTCTAATTTTGCTAAGGTCTTACTCTAATAATAGTTTTATCTAATTTTATCAGTTGTTTGTCAATTTATCTGAGAATATCGACATTTTGTTGTAATTTTGCAATTTGTATTTCGAGCAATGAATTATCAAACCTACCAAGCGGCTAACGGTATACGTTTTATACATATTCATAGTGAAAGAGTGGCTGCTCATTGTATTGTTATGATAAATGCAGGTACTCGCGACGAACTACCTAACGAACATGGAATGGCTCATTTTCTCGAACATGTTATGTTTAAAGGAACGCATAAACGTAGCTCTTATCAAATTATAAACAGAATAGAGGAAGTTGGGGGCGATTTAGATGCCTTTACCACAAAAGAAGATACTTGTGTTTATGCTACCTTTTTGCCTACCTATTTTGAGCGTGCTATTGAATTATTAAGCGACATTATTTTTAATTCTTCGTTTCCGCAAAAACAACTTGAACGCGAAAAAGAAGTCATTAAAGATGAAATTAATTCATACAAAGATTCTCCAGCTGAACTGATATATGACGATTTTGAAGAACTAATTTTTGATGGACATTCTTTAGGAAGAAATATACTTGGTACTGCTGAAAGCCTCAAGAATTTTAATACTTCGTCTATTCAAGAATTTCGTCAACGAACCTATAATACCGACCAAATGGTAGTATGCGTTGCCGGTAATATCTCATTTTCTAAGGCATTAAAATATTTTGAAAAATATTTTTCTCACATATCGCCTAATGTCCGAAAATGGAAAAGAGAACCTTTTAATCTTTTTTTACCGCAACAAAAAACAATCGAAAAAAATACTTTTCAGGCTCATTGCATGTTAGGTACTTTGGCTTATTCTTTTAATCATGATAAACGTTTAACACTTCATTTGTTAAATAATATTTTAGGGGGTAGCGGTTCTAATAGTCGTCTCAATATGGCACTACGCGAACGAAATGGTTTGGTTTATTTTATAGAATCAGCTTATAACACGTATTTTGATTCGGGAGTTGCTTATATTTATTTTGGTACGGATAAAGAAAAACTCGATAAAGCCCTGAATTTAGTACTAAATGAATTAAAAAAAATAAGAGAAGTTCCTCTTTCAACCCGACAACTCAATATAGCTAAGAATCAGTTTTTTGGTCAATTAGCCCTTTCTTTCGACAACCAAGAAAGCTTGGCTATGAATTTAACTAAGAGCTTTATGGTTTTTAACAAAATAGACGATTTGCCAACGATTCATCAAGAAATTATGAAAATAACAACCGATGATATTTTGCAAGTGGCAAACGAAATATATGCAGAAAATAAGTTAACCTTACTCAAATATATATAAAATGGAATCAATAGAGAAATATGTGCTCGAACATACAGCAGACGAAAATGAGCTATTAAAAGAATTATATCGCGAAACACATGTAAAAATTTATCATCCTCGCATGTTATCTGGGCATTTACAAGGCAAAATACTCAAAATGTTGAGCCATATGATAGCTCCTTATCGCATACTCGAAATAGGAACTTATACGGGTTATTCGGCATTATGCCTTGCAGAAGGATTATTGCCTGGTGGTTTGCTTCACACTATTGAAATAAACGACGAACTCGAAGAGTTTATTCGTTTATATATCAATCGCTCTCCTCATGCATCGAAAATTAAACTTCATATCGGTAATGCAATTAACATCATTCCTTCATTAGACGATACGTTCGACCTAGTATTTATTGATGGCGACAAACGCGAATATTTAGCCTATTATCATGCTGTTTTTAATAAAGTACGCCAAGGTGGGTTTATTATAGCCGATAATGTTTTATGGAATGGTAAAGTGTTAAATCCTAACGAGAATGATGAATTTACCAAATCTATTCGGGAATTTAATGATTATGTTCATTACGATACCCGTGTAGAAAATGTAATGCTACCAGTACGCGATGGCATGATGATACTTCGTAAGATTTGAAATGGAAACCATTAATCAAACAATACAAGAAGCACAAAAACAGCTCGAATCAGGAAATACTTTTATGGCTATGGTTTTGCTTGCTCTATGTTTGGAGTGGATGGGAGCTTTGCTTGATGATAAGCCACTAAAATCAACAAAACAAAGTAAGCGACGTTTTAATAAAGCAGTTGCATGCTTATTGGGTGGAAAATATGCCGCACTCAATCGCGATTCATTTTTGTATGAGTACTGGAGAAATCAGCTGATTCATTCAGGAAAATTAAGCAAACGCTTTTTCATAAGCGATGATCCAATTAACCATCATTTGTGCTTAAATGAAAACAAGCAATGGATATTCATACCGTCTGTTTTTTTACGCGATATGCAAGCCGCTTTTGCAAAGCTCGAAAAAATAAAAAAAGCTGAAAAATGATTGAAAAGATATAGAATATTTATTTTATTTTTGCAACAAAAACTATGTTAAAAGCTCCAATTAAGTTTTTTGCAGGAAGAGAATCCAAATACATAGGCGAACAAATTGCTAAAAAATTTGGTGTTGAACTTGGAAAATCTTCTGTAACTGTTTTTAGCGATGGCGAATTTCAGCCATCATTTGAAGAAACTGTTAGAGGTTGTAGTGTTTTTCTGATTCAGAGTACTTTTCCGCCGGTTGATAATTTAATGGAATTATTACTTATGGCTGATGCCGCCAAACGAGCTTCTGCCTATAAAGTAATTGCTGTTATTCCATATTTTGGATGGGCACGTCAAGATCGAAAAGACAAACCTCGTGTTTCTATCGGAGCTAAATTAGTCGCTGATTTGTTAATGAAATCGGGAATCGATCGTGTTATGACAATGGACCTCCATGCCGATCAAATTCAAGGTTTTTTTAATATTCCCGTAGATCATATTTATGCTTCTGCTATTTTTGTCCCATATTTAAAATCGCTCAACCTAGAAAACCTTGTGGTAGCAGCACCTGATATGGGAGGCTCTAAACGTGCCAACGCTTATTCGCGATTTTTAGGATGCGATATGGTAATTTGCTATAAATTACGAAAACAAGCCAATCAGGTCGATCATATTTCTATGATTGGCGACGTAAAAGATAAAAATGTAATTATTCTCGACGATATGGTTGATACTGCCGGAACCATTACTATTGCCTCTGAAATGATGATGAACAAAGGAGCTAAAAGCATACGTGTTATTGCTACACACCCGGTATTGTCTGGCAAAGCATACGAACGTATCGAAAATTCACCCATTTCTGAACTTATCGTTACTGACTCTATTCCGCTCAAACAACAATCTAGCAAAATAAAAGTACTTACCATTGCCGACCTTTTTGCAGACGTTATAAAAAAAGTTTATAATTACGAATCGATAAGCCCTACATTTATTGTATAAAGAATATATGGCTTACCGTATTATTCTGCAAAATGTTTAATCTCTTGCAAAACCTTAAATAAATTATACTTAAATTCAGATTCGTCGTCTTAAACTTTGTTAATATTGTTGAGTTAACATGCAAATTTGTTTATATTTGCAAGTTAACTTTAAGATATGTCTCGACGTGTAATATGGGTTATTATTGTTGTGATGAGCATCGCATTGGTGGGGCTTATTACTTTACAAACATTTTGGATTCATCAAGAATTTAAACTTAAAGAAGAACAGTTTAGTCAACAAGTAACCGAAGTTTTTTCAGCAATAAACAAAGAACTTGAAGCCAAAGAAACAGTTGTTGAAGTTTCAAATGAGGTGTTTTCATTGCGTTATAAAGTTAACGATATCCCTTCTAATACTTTGATGGGAAATCTTTTGCAATATAATGGCGATAGTTCAAAGGGGTTGTCGATACGCAAAAATGTATTATCGGTAAACGATTCGTTGACTATTCATACCAATACGCGTATTGAAATATTAAAAGGCGATACCGTTTTGTTTAGCAAAACATTTTCGAAATGTAAACCCGATAATTATTGCAAATCGATTACTAATATCGACTTAAATAAAGAAATTGCTCATAAGTTATCCGACAAAACGCTATTTGTTGAAAAAATAATCAACAAAATGCTCAACTATAACGAAGATATTAAAAAACGAATAGATTATTATTCTTTAAAAAATATCATTCAAAAACAATTATTAAATCATCAAATATTTTTAACTTTTGAATTTGCCTTAAAAAATGATAGTGGAACAATTGTTTATAAAACAGCCAAATTTGATAAAACCTTTGATGATGTTTTTAAAACACAGTTGTTTCCAAACGATGTTTTTTCTCCAGCCTACTATTTGGTTTTATACTTTCCTGAAAAAGATAGTTTTATTGCATCTTCATTAGGATTTATGGGAATACTTACCATTATTTTAATCATGGTAATAGTATTTTCTTATTTATTAACACTCTATACTATTCTTCGTCAACGCAAATTATCTGAGATGAAAAACGACTTTATTAATAATATGACTCACGAACTAAAAACTCCTATCTCAACCATTTCGTTAGCTTCGCAAATGCTCAACGACCGAAGTATTTGTAAGAATGGCGATCAGATTCTGAATGTTTCTAATATT
This genomic interval from Bacteroidales bacterium contains the following:
- a CDS encoding ribose-phosphate pyrophosphokinase — protein: MLKAPIKFFAGRESKYIGEQIAKKFGVELGKSSVTVFSDGEFQPSFEETVRGCSVFLIQSTFPPVDNLMELLLMADAAKRASAYKVIAVIPYFGWARQDRKDKPRVSIGAKLVADLLMKSGIDRVMTMDLHADQIQGFFNIPVDHIYASAIFVPYLKSLNLENLVVAAPDMGGSKRANAYSRFLGCDMVICYKLRKQANQVDHISMIGDVKDKNVIILDDMVDTAGTITIASEMMMNKGAKSIRVIATHPVLSGKAYERIENSPISELIVTDSIPLKQQSSKIKVLTIADLFADVIKKVYNYESISPTFIV
- a CDS encoding HAMP domain-containing histidine kinase, whose product is MSRRVIWVIIVVMSIALVGLITLQTFWIHQEFKLKEEQFSQQVTEVFSAINKELEAKETVVEVSNEVFSLRYKVNDIPSNTLMGNLLQYNGDSSKGLSIRKNVLSVNDSLTIHTNTRIEILKGDTVLFSKTFSKCKPDNYCKSITNIDLNKEIAHKLSDKTLFVEKIINKMLNYNEDIKKRIDYYSLKNIIQKQLLNHQIFLTFEFALKNDSGTIVYKTAKFDKTFDDVFKTQLFPNDVFSPAYYLVLYFPEKDSFIASSLGFMGILTIILIMVIVFSYLLTLYTILRQRKLSEMKNDFINNMTHELKTPISTISLASQMLNDRSICKNGDQILNVSNIIAQETKRLAFQVEKVLQMAIFERGEYRFDKKILNVNALVENITSTFNLHVKKRNGQLFLELDAMDDQVLADELHLSNAIVNLLENALKYSKDEPIIEVRTLNVDKSLVISVKDNGIGISKQDQKHIFEKFYRVHTGNIHNVKGFGLGLSYVKIIAEAHNGSVKVISELNKGSEFQIILPIIK
- a CDS encoding insulinase family protein — protein: MNYQTYQAANGIRFIHIHSERVAAHCIVMINAGTRDELPNEHGMAHFLEHVMFKGTHKRSSYQIINRIEEVGGDLDAFTTKEDTCVYATFLPTYFERAIELLSDIIFNSSFPQKQLEREKEVIKDEINSYKDSPAELIYDDFEELIFDGHSLGRNILGTAESLKNFNTSSIQEFRQRTYNTDQMVVCVAGNISFSKALKYFEKYFSHISPNVRKWKREPFNLFLPQQKTIEKNTFQAHCMLGTLAYSFNHDKRLTLHLLNNILGGSGSNSRLNMALRERNGLVYFIESAYNTYFDSGVAYIYFGTDKEKLDKALNLVLNELKKIREVPLSTRQLNIAKNQFFGQLALSFDNQESLAMNLTKSFMVFNKIDDLPTIHQEIMKITTDDILQVANEIYAENKLTLLKYI
- a CDS encoding 2-C-methyl-D-erythritol 4-phosphate cytidylyltransferase → MKNAAIIVAGGMGKRMNNALPKQFLQLKGKPILFYTMEHFYNYDSNIEIILVLPEPYFALWKELLYQYSFTIPHKLVYGGQTRYHSVKNGLSAIDDAHFIAIHDGVRPFITPAFIAKLFDEAQEFGSSVPVIPVNETVRRITSTESKVLNRNEIFLVQTPQVFKTKWLEKAYEQPYDEFITDDAMLVEKANYSIYFSEGLKNNIKITTPDDLDLAEKLML
- a CDS encoding class I SAM-dependent methyltransferase, whose amino-acid sequence is MYKMESIEKYVLEHTADENELLKELYRETHVKIYHPRMLSGHLQGKILKMLSHMIAPYRILEIGTYTGYSALCLAEGLLPGGLLHTIEINDELEEFIRLYINRSPHASKIKLHIGNAINIIPSLDDTFDLVFIDGDKREYLAYYHAVFNKVRQGGFIIADNVLWNGKVLNPNENDEFTKSIREFNDYVHYDTRVENVMLPVRDGMMILRKI